The following are encoded together in the bacterium genome:
- a CDS encoding polymer-forming cytoskeletal protein gives MPEDGSATSAFLGKGSRVTGKLVFEGPVRIEGQVEGEIAAQDTLTIGESAVINAQIVGNSIVIHGKVTGDVTARKRLEIRAPGKLIGNISAPTLVIHEGVVFEGQCTMGGEAQRPAKEAKVAHLPKDGRADVAP, from the coding sequence ATGCCGGAGGACGGCAGCGCGACGAGCGCTTTTCTCGGAAAGGGAAGCCGGGTCACCGGAAAGCTGGTGTTCGAAGGCCCCGTTCGCATCGAGGGACAGGTAGAGGGCGAGATCGCGGCCCAGGACACGCTGACGATCGGCGAGAGCGCCGTCATCAACGCGCAGATCGTCGGCAACTCGATCGTGATCCACGGCAAGGTCACGGGCGACGTGACGGCCCGCAAGCGCCTCGAGATTCGCGCTCCGGGCAAGCTCATCGGCAACATCTCGGCGCCCACGCTGGTGATCCACGAGGGCGTCGTCTTCGAAGGTCAGTGCACGATGGGCGGGGAAGCGCAGCGTCCTGCGAAGGAAGCCAAGGTTGCGCACCTGCCGAAAGACGGCCGTGCCGACGTCGCCCCTTGA
- a CDS encoding ATP synthase F0 subunit B, producing the protein MLQIPPDYTFFVQIALFLVLWVALKRLWFDPAMAVAKERAIRSEGAIAEAKSVQGRAETMRAEHAHKLAEARAEAQREAQEILRAAESEHRRLVNEATEEAQQTIAEARQRIAEDVATARRALRSEVEALAGDVARAVMGRTVR; encoded by the coding sequence ATGCTCCAGATTCCGCCGGACTATACGTTCTTCGTCCAGATCGCGCTCTTCCTCGTGCTCTGGGTGGCGTTGAAGCGCCTCTGGTTCGACCCGGCCATGGCCGTGGCGAAGGAGCGCGCCATCCGCTCCGAAGGGGCCATCGCCGAGGCGAAGTCGGTCCAAGGCCGCGCCGAGACCATGCGGGCGGAGCACGCGCACAAGCTCGCGGAGGCGCGGGCGGAGGCCCAGCGTGAGGCGCAGGAGATCCTGCGCGCGGCCGAGAGCGAGCACCGACGCCTCGTCAACGAGGCCACCGAGGAGGCGCAGCAGACCATCGCCGAGGCGCGCCAGCGGATCGCCGAAGACGTCGCCACCGCGCGTCGCGCGCTGCGCTCTGAGGTCGAGGCGCTCGCCGGCGACGTCGCCCGCGCCGTGATGGGAAGGACGGTGCGATGA
- the atpH gene encoding ATP synthase F1 subunit delta, whose protein sequence is MNGGLARRYARALLGLEPDRSVLDATGDELTRVADAFAEPRLRAVVLNSGIDLDARRRIVGEIVEQLGVSTDVGNLVRLLADRDRLPILGDVARAFEAMVDGALGRARVRIRTAQPLGPAEKTEIVDLARRLVGLDVVPTTDVDAELLGGVVLDAGGTVYDGSIRTQLARVANEMAGGEG, encoded by the coding sequence GTGAACGGCGGCCTCGCCCGACGCTATGCCCGTGCCCTGCTCGGCCTGGAGCCCGATCGCAGCGTGCTCGACGCCACCGGCGACGAGCTCACCCGCGTCGCCGACGCCTTCGCCGAGCCGCGCCTCCGCGCCGTCGTGCTGAACTCGGGCATCGATCTCGACGCGCGCCGGCGCATCGTCGGCGAGATCGTCGAGCAGCTCGGCGTGTCGACCGACGTCGGCAACCTCGTCCGCCTCCTCGCCGACCGCGATCGCCTGCCGATCCTCGGCGACGTGGCGCGCGCCTTCGAGGCGATGGTCGACGGCGCCCTCGGCCGCGCGCGCGTGCGCATCCGCACCGCGCAGCCGCTCGGGCCGGCCGAGAAGACCGAGATCGTCGACCTGGCGCGGCGGCTCGTGGGTCTCGACGTCGTGCCCACGACCGACGTCGATGCCGAGCTCCTCGGCGGCGTCGTGCTCGACGCCGGCGGCACCGTGTACGACGGCAGCATTCGAACGCAGCTCGCCCGCGTGGCGAACGAGATGGCCGGGGGCGAGGGTTGA
- the atpA gene encoding F0F1 ATP synthase subunit alpha, with product MQIRAAEVSDIIRKQIQDYEKQLEVRETGVVLSAGDGIARVYGLDKVAAGELIEFPHGIYGLALNLEEDNVGVALMGEAQAIKEGDEVKRTGRIAEVPVGDALLGRVVNALGQPVDGKGPIDTPHRQRIELKAPGIIAREPVKQPLQTGIKAIDALIPIGRGQRELIIGDRQTGKTAVAIDTIINQKGGDVHCIYVAVGQKRSTVAQVVDKLQKFGAMEYTTVVIASASDPAPLQFIAPYSGCAMGEYFRDNGRHALVIYDDLSKQAAAYRQLSLLLRRPPGREAYPGDVFYLHSRLLERAAKMSQEQGGGSLTALPIIETQAGDVSAYIPTNVISITDGQIFLETDLFYSGVRPALNVGISVSRVGGNAQVKAMKKVAGPLRLELAQFRAMAAFAQFASDLDAATKRQLARGERLTEVMKQAQYQPVPVERQILIIYAATAGHLDAYPVGAIGRYERELYAFVEAKHPQVFAQIRDKKELTEDVTKAVETALADFASVFSA from the coding sequence ATGCAGATCCGCGCGGCGGAAGTCAGCGACATCATCCGCAAGCAGATCCAGGACTACGAGAAGCAGCTCGAAGTCCGGGAGACGGGCGTCGTCCTGTCTGCCGGTGACGGCATCGCCCGTGTCTACGGCCTCGACAAGGTCGCGGCCGGCGAGCTCATCGAGTTTCCCCACGGCATCTACGGCCTGGCGTTGAACCTGGAAGAGGACAACGTCGGCGTCGCCCTGATGGGCGAGGCGCAGGCCATCAAGGAAGGCGATGAGGTCAAGCGAACGGGCCGTATCGCCGAGGTGCCCGTCGGCGACGCCCTGCTCGGCCGCGTCGTGAACGCGCTCGGCCAGCCGGTCGACGGCAAGGGGCCGATCGACACCCCGCACCGCCAGCGCATCGAGCTGAAGGCGCCGGGCATCATCGCCCGCGAGCCCGTGAAGCAGCCGCTCCAGACCGGCATCAAGGCGATCGACGCATTGATCCCGATCGGACGCGGCCAGCGCGAGCTCATCATCGGCGACCGCCAGACCGGCAAGACCGCGGTCGCGATCGACACCATCATCAACCAGAAGGGCGGCGACGTGCACTGCATCTACGTCGCCGTCGGCCAGAAGCGCTCCACGGTCGCGCAGGTCGTCGACAAGCTGCAGAAGTTCGGCGCGATGGAGTACACGACGGTCGTCATCGCGTCCGCGTCCGACCCCGCGCCGCTCCAGTTCATCGCGCCCTACAGCGGCTGCGCGATGGGCGAGTACTTCCGCGACAACGGCCGGCACGCCCTCGTGATCTACGACGACCTCTCGAAGCAGGCCGCGGCGTACCGCCAGCTCTCGCTGCTGCTGCGCCGCCCGCCGGGCCGCGAGGCGTATCCCGGCGACGTCTTCTATCTCCACTCGCGCCTCCTCGAGCGCGCGGCGAAGATGAGCCAGGAGCAGGGCGGCGGCTCGCTGACGGCGCTGCCGATCATCGAGACCCAGGCCGGCGACGTGTCGGCGTACATCCCGACGAACGTCATCTCGATCACCGACGGCCAGATCTTCCTCGAGACCGACCTGTTCTACTCGGGCGTCCGGCCCGCGCTGAACGTCGGCATCTCGGTGTCGCGCGTCGGCGGCAACGCGCAGGTGAAGGCGATGAAGAAGGTCGCCGGCCCGCTGCGTCTCGAGCTGGCGCAGTTCCGCGCCATGGCGGCGTTCGCGCAGTTCGCCTCCGACCTCGACGCCGCCACCAAGCGCCAGCTCGCCCGCGGCGAGCGGCTCACCGAGGTGATGAAGCAGGCCCAGTACCAGCCGGTGCCGGTCGAGCGGCAGATCCTCATCATCTACGCCGCCACCGCCGGTCACCTCGACGCCTACCCGGTCGGCGCCATCGGCCGCTACGAGCGCGAGCTCTACGCTTTCGTGGAGGCGAAGCACCCGCAGGTGTTCGCGCAGATCCGCGACAAGAAGGAGCTCACCGAGGACGTCACGAAGGCCGTCGAGACGGCCCTCGCCGACTTCGCCTCCGTCTTCTCGGCCTGA
- the atpG gene encoding ATP synthase F1 subunit gamma: MPSLKDLRKRVASVKSTQQITKAMKMVAAARLRRAQEAAERARPYAGKLSEMFRAVVADLGEEAHPLLARREERRIDVVVLTSDRGLCGGYNANVLRLASSFLREKAGAEVSLYVVGRKGLEYFRRRGPSPTSEKTGVANEPIVEVAREVAARVTERFAADETDAVYLIYSRFRSAIAQIPSVVPLLPVPLETEGETGPAVDYIFEPPRAELLGALLPRYIEAQILQALLESQASELGARMTAMDNATRNASDMIDRLTLQMNRVRQATITTELMEIVSGAEALKG; this comes from the coding sequence ATGCCCAGCCTCAAAGACCTGCGCAAGCGGGTGGCTTCCGTGAAGTCCACCCAGCAGATCACCAAGGCCATGAAGATGGTGGCCGCGGCACGCTTGCGCCGTGCGCAGGAGGCCGCGGAGCGGGCGCGGCCGTACGCGGGGAAGCTGAGCGAGATGTTCCGCGCCGTCGTCGCCGACCTCGGCGAGGAGGCGCACCCGCTGCTCGCGCGCCGCGAGGAGCGTCGCATCGACGTCGTCGTGCTGACGAGCGACCGTGGTCTCTGCGGCGGCTACAACGCCAACGTCCTCCGGCTCGCGTCGAGCTTCCTGCGCGAGAAGGCAGGCGCCGAGGTCTCGCTCTACGTCGTGGGCCGCAAAGGCCTCGAGTACTTCCGTCGGCGTGGGCCCTCGCCCACCAGCGAGAAGACCGGCGTCGCCAACGAGCCCATCGTCGAGGTGGCGCGCGAGGTCGCCGCACGGGTGACCGAGCGCTTCGCCGCCGACGAGACCGATGCGGTCTATCTGATCTACAGCCGGTTCCGCTCGGCCATCGCGCAGATCCCGAGCGTCGTGCCGCTGCTGCCGGTTCCGCTCGAGACCGAAGGCGAGACCGGGCCGGCCGTCGACTACATCTTCGAGCCGCCGCGCGCCGAGCTGCTGGGTGCGTTGCTGCCGCGCTACATCGAGGCGCAGATACTCCAGGCCCTGCTCGAATCGCAGGCGAGCGAGCTGGGCGCGCGCATGACGGCCATGGACAACGCCACGCGCAACGCCTCCGACATGATCGACCGCCTCACGCTCCAGATGAACCGCGTCCGCCAGGCCACCATCACCACCGAGCTGATGGAGATCGTGTCGGGCGCCGAAGCGCTCAAGGGGTAA